The Gammaproteobacteria bacterium nucleotide sequence AGGTTGCCGCTGGTAAAGCGAATCCGTCACCACCAGTTGGTCCTGCACTAGGTCAGCACGGTGTGAACATCATGGAATTTTGTAAAGCGTTTAACGCAAAAACTGATTCTATGGAAAAGGGTGCTCCAGTACCTGTAGTTATCACTGTTTATGCAGATCGTTCTTTCACGTTCGAAACTAAAACTCCACCTGCTGCTTACCTTCTTAAGAAAGCTGCCGGTCTAAAAAGCGGTTCAGCTCGTCCTAACACGGACAAAGTTGGTACGGTTACTCGCGCTCAGTTAGAAGAAATCGTTGCTACTAAAGCAGCTGATCTTTCTGGTGCCGATTTAGAAGCGAATATTAAATCTATTGCCGGCTCAGCTCGTGCAATGGGTCTGAACGTAGAAGGATAAGACAATGGCTAAATTAAGCAAGCGTATGAAAAACATCCGTGAAAAAACGGACGTTTTAAAGTCGTATGACATCAATGAAGCTGTTGCTCTTCTTAAAGAACTAGCTACTGCTAAGTTCACAGAAAGCGTAGATGTTGCGATCAACCTTGGTGTTGATCCACGTCGCTCAGATCAAAACGTTCGTGGCGCTACTGTATTACCACACGGTACTGGTCGTAACGTTCGTGTTGCTGTGTTCACACAGGGCGCAAACGCTGAGAAAGCTAAAGAAGCTGGCGCTGATTTAGTAGGTATGGACGATCTAGCTGCATTAGTTAAGAAAGGCGAAATGAACTTTGACGTTGTTATCGCTTCTCCTGACGCAATGCGCGTAGTTGGCCAGTTAGGTACTATCTTAGGCCCACGTGGTTTAATGCCTAACCCTAAAGTTGGTACTGTAACTCCAGACGTAGCGACAGCGGTTAAAAACGCTAAGTCAGGTCAGGTTCGTTACCGTAACGACAAGAATGGTATCATCCATTCTACTATTGGTAACGTTAGCTTTGACGACGTTAAGCTTAAAGAAAACCTTGAGTCTTTATTGGTAGCTCTTAATAAAGCTAAGCCATCAGGCGCTAAAGGTACTTTCTTCAAGAACATTACTTTATCTACAACTATGGGTGCTGGTCTTAAGATCGACATCGCTACAGTTGAAACTAAAGCAATCTAATTTTTAGGGCGTGTGATCTCAACAGTTGTTATTTGTAACAATTGCTGTATAATTTTGCGCCCTAATGGGTTGGGATTTGGTGTAATAGTTTACTATTTTAACCAAACTCCCGTCCAAGACCGTAGGAGCCAAGCTATTTTACATAGCGAAGCTTAATCCTATATTCAAACGAATCCACTTTGGTGGTAACACAAGAATATAATCCTACGCAGACGGTGTGAATCCAAACATTCCTATGTTTCGGCTTTTACCGTGTTCACGCTCTTAATCATTTTGATTGGGGGTTATTATTACTTCCGGATTTATTCGGAGTGAACCAGGAGTTATGCCAATGGCATTAAGACTTGAAGACAAAAAAGCAATCGTTGCTGAAGTCAATTTGGTCGCCAAAGGTGCTCTGTCTGCAGTAGTTGCTGACTCTCGTGGTGTTACACTAGGTGCTATGACTAGTTTGCGAAAGCAAGCTCGTGAAGCAGGCGTTGTAGTAAGAGTTGTTCGTAACACTCTAGCTAAGCGCGCACTAGAAGGTACTGATTTTGAATGTCTAACCGACGTTTTCAAAGGTCCTACTCTAGTAGCATTTTCTAGTGAACACCCGGGCGCTGCCGCTCGTATTTTCAAAGATTTCGCGAAAGCTGAAAAGAACTTTGAAGTACTTGCTGCTGCATTCGAAGGCACTATTTGTGACCCAGAAGTTCTAGCTACGCTTCCGACATACGACGAAGCAATTGCAAGACTGATGAGCGCTATGAAAGAAGCCTCTGCTGGCAAACTTGTTCGCACAATTGCGGCAGTTCGCGACCAGAAAGAGCAAGACGCAGCTTAATTCTTATTCTGTTTTTCAGAAAAGAATCTGTGTGTTGGTTAATTATTTTTTTAGAACGAAGACTCAAACTGAGCTTTGTTCAAACTATTAGGAATGTATAAAATGTCTGTATCTAAAGACGATATCCTAAACGCTGTTGCTGAAATGTCAGTAATGGACGTTGTAGAACTAATCGAAGCAATGGAAGAAAAGTTTGGCGTATCTGCAGCTGCTGCTGTAGCTGGTCCTGCTGCTGCTGGCGAAGCTGCTGCTGAGCAAACTGAATTTGACGTTATCTTAACTTCATTCGGTGCTGCTAAAGTACAAGCTATCAAAGCTGTACGTGCTGCTACTGGTCTTGGTCTTAAAGAAGCTAAGACTATGGTTGAATCTGCACCTGTTGCTGTTAAAGAAGGTCTGG carries:
- the rplJ gene encoding 50S ribosomal protein L10, with protein sequence MALRLEDKKAIVAEVNLVAKGALSAVVADSRGVTLGAMTSLRKQAREAGVVVRVVRNTLAKRALEGTDFECLTDVFKGPTLVAFSSEHPGAAARIFKDFAKAEKNFEVLAAAFEGTICDPEVLATLPTYDEAIARLMSAMKEASAGKLVRTIAAVRDQKEQDAA
- the rplA gene encoding 50S ribosomal protein L1 produces the protein MAKLSKRMKNIREKTDVLKSYDINEAVALLKELATAKFTESVDVAINLGVDPRRSDQNVRGATVLPHGTGRNVRVAVFTQGANAEKAKEAGADLVGMDDLAALVKKGEMNFDVVIASPDAMRVVGQLGTILGPRGLMPNPKVGTVTPDVATAVKNAKSGQVRYRNDKNGIIHSTIGNVSFDDVKLKENLESLLVALNKAKPSGAKGTFFKNITLSTTMGAGLKIDIATVETKAI
- the rplL gene encoding 50S ribosomal protein L7/L12 produces the protein MSVSKDDILNAVAEMSVMDVVELIEAMEEKFGVSAAAAVAGPAAAGEAAAEQTEFDVILTSFGAAKVQAIKAVRAATGLGLKEAKTMVESAPVAVKEGLDKAEAEALKTTLEEAGMSVELK
- the rplK gene encoding 50S ribosomal protein L11 — encoded protein: MAKKVTAYIKLQVAAGKANPSPPVGPALGQHGVNIMEFCKAFNAKTDSMEKGAPVPVVITVYADRSFTFETKTPPAAYLLKKAAGLKSGSARPNTDKVGTVTRAQLEEIVATKAADLSGADLEANIKSIAGSARAMGLNVEG